From the genome of Homalodisca vitripennis isolate AUS2020 chromosome 8, UT_GWSS_2.1, whole genome shotgun sequence, one region includes:
- the LOC124367449 gene encoding gastrula zinc finger protein xLCGF3.1-like, whose protein sequence is MLTHTGEKPLKCSLCIYSSTRRVLLKAHMQTHTGEKPFKCSVCSYASIKSQNLQTHMLTHTGEKPFKCSLCTYACIQKHDLKKHMLTHTGVKPFKCFLCNYSCTQKAHLKTHMLTHTGEKPFKCSVCSYASNRSQVLKTHMLTHTGEKPFKCSLCIYSSTRRDLLKAHMQTHTGEKPFKCSVCSYESIRSQNLQTHMLTHTGEKPFKCSLCIYSSTRRDLLKAHMQTHTGVKPFKCSLCTYACIRKQNLKMHTLTHTGEKQFKCSLCSYACNKKHDLNKHMFTHTSETWVKKSMC, encoded by the exons ATGTTAACTCATACAGGTGAAAAACCTTTAAAGTGTTCACTGTGCATCTATTCAAGCACTCGGAGAGTGCTACTAAAAGCGCATATGCAAACTCACACAGgtgagaaaccatttaagtgttctGTATGCAGTTATGCAAGTATTAAGAGTCAGAATTTACAAACGCATATGTTAACTCATACAGgtgagaaaccatttaagtgttcccTGTGCACCTATGCATGTATTCagaaacatgatttaaaaaagCATATGTTAACTCACACAGGTGTGAAACCATTTAAGTGTTTCTTGTGCAATTACTCATGCACTCAAAAGGCACATCTGAAAACACATATGTTAACTCACACAGGTGAGAAACCATTTAAATGTTCTGTATGCAGCTATGCAAGTAATAGGAGTCAGGTTTTAAAAACGCACATGTTAACTCATACAGGTGAAAAACCTTTTAAGTGTTCACTGTGCATCTATTCAAGCACTCGGAGAGACCTATTAAAAGCGCATATGCAAACTCACACAGgtgagaaaccatttaagtgttctGTATGCAGCTATGAAAGTATTAGGAGTCAGAATTTACAAACGCATATGTTAACTCATACAGgtgagaaaccatttaagtgttcaCTGTGCATCTATTCAAGCACTCGGAGGGACCTATTAAAAGCGCATATGCAAACTCACACAG gtgtgaaaccatttaagtgttcccTGTGCACCTATGCATGTATtaggaaacaaaatttaaaaatgcatacgTTAACTCACACAGGTGAGAAACAATTTAAGTGTTCCCTGTGCAGCTATGCATGTAATAAGAAACATGATCTAAACAAGCATATGTTTACTCACACAAGTGAAACGTGGGTTAAAAAAAGCATGTGTTAA
- the LOC124367453 gene encoding uncharacterized protein LOC124367453 isoform X1 — protein sequence MQHTLSTVQSNFSQLHLEFNATKSKMISKPTNGENLQQKMNRSTNYHKKRNGINKFRQRLFIIDGIVMQTSTEGKWCSPIPNLYADEDTIRHFRLSVEHALCLWEVFLHWHSLYK from the exons ATGCAACACACTCTCAGCACAGTACAATCAAACTTCAGTCAACTCCATCTGGAATTCAATGCAACCAAAAGTAAG ATGATTTCAAAGCCTACCAACGGAGAAAATCTGCAGCAGAAAATGAACAGGAGTACCAACTATCACAAAAAGCGCAATGGTATAAACAAATTCAGACAACGACTATTCATAATCGATGGTATAGTAATGCAGACTTCAACAGAAGGGAAatg GTGTTCTCCCATTCCCAATCTGTACGCCGATGAAGATACTATCCGCCATTTTcgactgtcagtggagcacgcattgtgcctttgggaagtgttcttgcaTTGGCATTCCTTATACAAATAg
- the LOC124367453 gene encoding uncharacterized protein LOC124367453 isoform X2, whose protein sequence is MQPKMISKPTNGENLQQKMNRSTNYHKKRNGINKFRQRLFIIDGIVMQTSTEGKWCSPIPNLYADEDTIRHFRLSVEHALCLWEVFLHWHSLYK, encoded by the exons ATGCAACCAAAA ATGATTTCAAAGCCTACCAACGGAGAAAATCTGCAGCAGAAAATGAACAGGAGTACCAACTATCACAAAAAGCGCAATGGTATAAACAAATTCAGACAACGACTATTCATAATCGATGGTATAGTAATGCAGACTTCAACAGAAGGGAAatg GTGTTCTCCCATTCCCAATCTGTACGCCGATGAAGATACTATCCGCCATTTTcgactgtcagtggagcacgcattgtgcctttgggaagtgttcttgcaTTGGCATTCCTTATACAAATAg